In the genome of Mangifera indica cultivar Alphonso chromosome 9, CATAS_Mindica_2.1, whole genome shotgun sequence, the window GCTTGGCCAAGAGTGCAACCAACTTGAATCCAGTCCTGCATTCCTAAAGAACAAAAGGAGAAAtggaaataatagaaaaaacaccctataaatattatattttttgatgaaTTGCAAGTATTGTGTATGAATTTTACACATCAGAGAACATAGAAACAATCTTTTGGTATAAGCAAAGGCCAATTACGaagtaaaattacaaattccAGTCACCATTCAAATGGAGTCCTGCCCAAAATGGAATTTGGTGATCAGAGACGCAGAAGCACAAAAAGCTTCTACAACAGCAGTTTGAATTGGTTCTTACTGTATCCAGGAAACTGGCTGCTAGGCTTGTTAATCAAAAGGTTAGACGCTTTTGAAACAAATATAGGTTTAAGTCATCCATAATTCTAAGTCTAAAACCCCAGAATCCCACAGAACCAGCAAAAACGAACTTCGGCAACAAGCTAGAATGGAGTTCTGGCGATCTGAAGTGCAAATCTAGTGGATTTTAACACCACTAAATCAAAAGAGTGCCTTTTCAAATATAAACAGTAAGACAAGTTATTTCTAGGCAAGAAAAGGAAACTGCATTGATGTAAAGGAACTAAACCTCCAATGGCTGTCTTCCATAGGGTTTTGTGTCTGAGTTGGGAAAACACCAGTGGGCAGGGTTAGTGCAGAATCAAAACCCCAGAACCCACAGAACTCAGCAAAAAGGAACTTCGGCAACAAGCCAGAATGGAGTACCGACGAACTAAAGTGCAAATCTAGTGGATTTTAACACCACTAAATCAAAGGAGTCCTTTTCAAATATCAACAGGAAGATAAGTTTTTTCTAGGCAAGAAAAGGAAACTGCATTGATGTAAAGGAACTAAACCTCCAAGGGCTATCTTCCATAGGGTTTTGTGTCTGCGTTAGGAAAACACCAGTGGGCAGGGTTTGTGCAGAATCATTTCGCCTATCAAGGCCCAGACTTAATTGACGAGCTAACAGTTCATCGCTTGAAATTTCCCCAGCACGAGGAGTTGCATTGTTTTCAGTTCTACCCACAAAAAGCGGTTTTCGACATGTAGGGCATGAGTACATCTCATTTAAACCTTGATCCAACCTgccattttcaaattaaacttcaaCATTATATTAAGCCTCATAGACTGCAAATATGCAAGCCAACAGTCAgtcacaaataacatataacatacCAAGATCTCAAGCATGCTAGATGGAAAAGGTGATTGCAGTGAAGCTTTTTAGCCTTTGCCATGGGCTCCTGCAAACTTTCCCAGTTCATCACAATTCAAGGGATCAAGTGGAACTTGAAAGGTCAACAACAAAAGACAAAAGCATACCCGACAGATAGCACATTCATCCTCAAATGCGCGTAGCTCTTCAGATGTTGCATCAGGAAGCGCAGCATGAAGGTCACCTAAAGCGACTCTTAATTTGATGAATCCTTTTATACGTTTGATGACAGCACTTAGCAAGGCCTGCAAGAACAACTGTTTAGATATACAGAAAGCCCGTGAAATAAAGATATGATTCTAGTTTGCAATTAAAAATAGAATGGACTATTTATAGAAATGTTTACACGTATGTTTAAGAAAAGGACTGCATCCACAAGATGGAAAGCCATGCCACGAAGCCACCAGATATGCATGTAATGACCAAGTGCCATCAACAATGTGGCCATGTCTAGGAAAAAACCCAAATTTCGGATAAGAATGCCCTTCCATTCCAACAATGCACCTGCACATACATTCCTTCATCAGAAAATAAGGAAACATATCCCACTAAAACATGTTTGATTTTGCATGAATACAAAGCTAAATGGaagtaaaagagaaaattaagcCATACACATACAGATGAGAAAGAACTAATACACAAGTCAGGGAGCAGCAGAATAGAAACAGAACAACTTTACATGAATCATAACCTAAATTTAAGTAGATGGCTGATAGGAACTTGAACAATCAAAACGtgccaaattttaaaatgaaaaggaCACCTCATGGGAACAAAACTACTTTTTTTGAAAGATCCAAACCACagcaaaaaacaaaagaaactacaaataatttttaatgaataataaaatgcaCCATGGAACTGCCAAGCCTGAAAATATGCAACTATCCCTTCTACTATCTTAGGTATCACATTCACTCATCAAACTAAAGGTAAAGAGTAGGAAAAAGCACCTGCCGCTGATGTATCAAAGAACTTTGACCTATCACAGTTTGTGCTATTTTCTGCTGCATGGTGGATCCATATATCAAGTAACTGGAAACCATGAACCAAAATGGCCTATAGGAAGcattttagatataaataactTCATCAATCATGGCTTAAGAAGTagtaaaatttacaaaatctaTGTATAATATTCCATTAGGTTTTCTATAACATTACCTGCATGGTCTCAAAAGCAACACTTAGAGGCTCAAAAAATAACAACAGGAACATAGATGAATCCAGTGTTCTGTACATTGTCAGACATAGCCTTAAGCTGCAAGTGTGAAACATATAACATAAGTAACATTTCTAAGCCTTATGAAAATACTGAAAACATACAGTGTCTGCCTGTAGATTATTAAATTAGAGCTTTAGATGGAAACAAGGTTCTTTGGTATCCTTTTTTTTTGCAACAGTGCATAGAAAGCAGAAAGCAAATATTACACATTTTTTCCTGAATTAGCATTAGGCCTTAATACCAACTACTCTTAACATAGAAGACAATATTCTGAATCCTCAGAAAGTTTATACATATTCTTGGAGAGTTCACATAATCCTTCAGAAGAAAGATGCTCTTTTTTCTACGACACGATTTTGCTGCTTGCATATTGTCAGATCTTGGAAGTCAGCTATTTTTTACAACATCGCCCTTAATTTTAAGTCTGGTTGTATTAGTGAATGCAAAAATGAAGATTTCATCCATGATTCTATcacaagaaaactaaaaagatATAAACTACACACAAAAATGCAGTCCTAGATTCAATAGTATACGAAACATGAAAAGATTAGCTCATACCAGAAAATGTCGACAAATAAAACTAATGGTAATACTGAAAACACGCGCAAATATGTCCATGGTGTTGCAGAGGGAGATGCATTCAAACGTTCCAGTCTATCTCTTGCCAATGCTTGAAACATCTGGTCAATATCCATGAcatttgttataaatatgtgCATGTTGAAATTACATGTTCTTACTGATTGAATCTTAAAATAGAATGTCCAGCAAGTCCATTGCATCACATACCTTTAAAGAACATAAGACAGTCAACCAAATTGACCACAAGCCCATTTGATATACTGTTGGTGGAAAAACAAGCGGTAGAAATGTCCCCTGTTCAATGTCCATTGACACGCATACAACAACAGAACTGTTAAAACATAGCATTCAAGTACATTTATGAGGATAATTGAGATTATACATGGCAACTTCATACATGAATTAATTCTCAACATCTTCAATAGccagaaaattatataaaagtcAAATCATCATAGAAAATCATACAATTATAGAACAAGATCTAAATTGGAACGATTAAACAACCAGCACTATTGTagtgatcaaattttaaaaccagAGGGCTCTTCgcaagaaaaaataagaaaatatgaaaccCAACAATTGCGAAACAGATAAAAATCCAGGAGACTCCCAAATCAGACAAAGAGCCCTCATTCACCATGCATATTTAGTGCCGAACCCTTCCCTCAAAAAGCAGATTTCATTATCTTCTACAAACATAATCAACAACTTGTCCAATATCTCATCTTATATATCCAATCTTCTCTCCTAAAATGTCCTCAAGAAATTAATAGAGGTAAACAAAAATCATTAACCCCCTCTCCTGTCCACTACAAGGAGACATTGAATATAAGCACTTTCTATTTACCAGAGAACTGTTCACATTAGATGGTGCAGAAGCTGAATCCATACTTGGTCACTGTTCACATGAGAGAATAGAACCCAGTTTGCACAGGACCTTCTTTAATTTATGTAACTtgtcaaaaatttaaaaaaaaaaaaaaatcatataaaattccTACTAGCAATAAGGCACATTCACATCAACTGATGAAGATACCCCTTTCTCAAGCATTAATTGTAGTCCAAAGCCTTTCTCACTGCTGAGCTAACCATTTCTATGTGTGCTAATTAGGACAGAGAAGTTCATAGATTGTTGCATCCACTCATTCAAATTCTTCAAGATAATGCAATACTTTAATGAACTACAAGTAATCTACATAATTCTGTGGTCAAATCTACCTCAAAAGTCATTCTTTCCTTGTATCTTACTCTCCTCTAACTGCCTGATTTAAGCATACATTCTAGCAGAATTTGGCAGATCAACAAATGTTGTCTTCTCCTATGAGTTACTAAACACttctaaattataattataaaattctgtAACAGATGAAGAAAAAAGACCAGCAATGAACTATTTGCAAACTTTGGTATCCAAAAGATTCTGATTAAACGCATATTTATGCATTCTGCAACTAATTAGAAGTAAGGAGAATTCACCTTGTAAATAACATAGTTGATAAGACGTTCCACAAATTTATGAGTCTCAGAAGGATACAACTCTACAAAGAATATAGTCTGCAAGGGGAAAACAGATATTAAAGCTATTAAAACAACAACTACTgataggaaaaaataattttagcaACACTGTTGTCAGTTACCCAATCTATatctaaaagaagaataaattttatcaacaaaatCTTGCTagataattgatattatattttaaaaaggagaagaagatgagGGGCCCATGTGGCATGGTACAGTTACAGTCCTTATAGAGATATAGATCGAACCTGTGGAAGATGAGTGAAAGAtgtgaaaagagaagaaaagtaaagaaaatataagaaccataatattttatttagagaGAACCCAGAAGAGAACAACATGTTCTATAAGCCAATGTGGTCCAAATTTAAACCTCAGTCCTTCTCAATACCCGGCATAATATGTTGCTGGCATCCTCAGAGTATCATTTGACATATTACAGCCATTTTTATAATGATCTTTCAGTTATACATAACAGCACAGTGATCACGAAGCTCAAGAGgtaattttttcatggcatcaAATTATACTTCTGTTAGGATCCCAAAtacaaggtatgagacttgaatcccaCATTACAAAGTATTGGCAACTAGTGTGGGATTTATACGGCCTTGGACTCtcctatctcaatagctagtttttgaggtgtggttctcctaaggttcgtatcatttggtatcaaagtcatCACCATATTTCTCAGTTACAATCGTGCAGCGCGGGCGGTGACACCGACATTACAGTGTTTGCCCGGGACTAGCaaggagctagcgcacagctaGCCTGCTTAGGCACCAGGGCTACGGAGCGTGGTACTATGTTAGGATCCTAAATGCAAGGTATAAGACTTGGACCTCACATTAGAAAGTATAGACAACTAGTGTGAGATTTATATGATATtggactctcccatctcaatagctagcttttgaggtgtagttctcctaaggttcataTCAATTTCTCAGAGGCTTTAGCCATTATAGGTAAGTAGAAGTTGTAAAGATCGTATACACCTCAAATACCTTGCCATGACAATTAacagatattaaaaaatagtcaCTTCAGAGGTTTTAGGATACAAATTTCTATTTAGTTGAAAATTGACTCTAAAAGATATAGTGTGTACAAAAATTGATCCTCTTTTCAGGCAACAAAAACTGCCTGTTGATGTGTTGTTTTAACTGCTGTTTTATATGTACTCAGCTAGTTACATCCATGTTTAACAACACCATGTGTTGAACATTGACTTGTGCTTGTGGAGCTAATTGTTGAAGCAACTACTCTGGAACAAATTACACATATAGATACCAAAGGATTAAGCAGAGAGAACCAGAGATTTTATTTATACCAAAGCAAAAACTAGAGCAAAGgaatgtcaaaataaaaaagtttgactaaatctttttttctgcattttatttAACTAAGCATTTACCACAGCACGCAACTTGTATGATCAGGAAATCATGATTGTAATGGCATTTTATATGAGAATTCAAATTAGAAAAATCAACATACCTTGAGACAAAGAATAAGTAGAATGAAAACATTGAGCGCAAAATTTGCCAGCATTGCAACTGTGGCATACGAAccgaagaaaaactcaagtgcaTGGTTGGCATTCtccaaatcaacaaaattatcacCAGTTAACCTAGCTGTTCTTAGTTTATCCAGTGAAAACTCTGTCCACCACTGAAGACCTACAAAGCTTAAAACTGTACAGACAGCTGAAATTGCTAAGTAGCTCACACCCATTGCTTATAAATATAGCCTTTTCACCCCAACTGAACTCTCGGATATTCATTACAACTAAAGCATCATGACTATTTGATTGAAAGAATCTC includes:
- the LOC123225875 gene encoding E3 ubiquitin protein ligase RIN2-like, whose protein sequence is MGVSYLAISAVCTVLSFVGLQWWTEFSLDKLRTARLTGDNFVDLENANHALEFFFGSYATVAMLANFALNVFILLILCLKTIFFVELYPSETHKFVERLINYVIYKGTFLPLVFPPTVYQMGLWSIWLTVLCSLKMFQALARDRLERLNASPSATPWTYLRVFSVLPLVLFVDIFCLRLCLTMYRTLDSSMFLLLFFEPLSVAFETMQAILVHGFQLLDIWIHHAAENSTNCDRSKFFDTSAAGALLEWKGILIRNLGFFLDMATLLMALGHYMHIWWLRGMAFHLVDAVLFLNIRALLSAVIKRIKGFIKLRVALGDLHAALPDATSEELRAFEDECAICREPMAKAKKLHCNHLFHLACLRSWLDQGLNEMYSCPTCRKPLFVGRTENNATPRAGEISSDELLARQLSLGLDRRNDSAQTLPTGVFLTQTQNPMEDSPWRNAGLDSSWLHSWPSQGVDGAGPSTAMRSVGLGRVQMMMRHLASAGETYAQNGIEDNTWSVWPMNPSQAAGAASGSLPPVAGQYPGNTSGAHIRSTLRSGNDDIANILAMAEAVREVLPHVPDELILQDLQRTNSATVTVNNLLQM